Proteins found in one Primulina eburnea isolate SZY01 chromosome 16, ASM2296580v1, whole genome shotgun sequence genomic segment:
- the LOC140816677 gene encoding soluble starch synthase 1, chloroplastic/amyloplastic-like: MALQKELDLPIRPDCPLIGFIGRLDYQKGVDIILSVIPDLMQDDVQFVMLGSGEKQYEDWMRHSESIYREKFRAWVGFNVPISHKITAGCDILVMPSRFEPCGLNQLYAMKYGTVPVVHCTGGLRDTVKNFNPFANKGSGEGTGWAFSPLTTDSLLATLRTAIGTYKDHRSSWEGLMKRGMERDSSWDKAAAQYEEVFEWAFVDPPYSG, encoded by the exons ATGGCTCTACAGAAGGAGCTTGACCTTCCAATTCGACCTGATTGTCCTCTG ATTGGCTTTATTGGGAGACTCGATTACCAGAAAGGTGTGGACATTATTCTCTCAGTGATTCCAGATCTAATGCAAGACGATGTCCAATTT GTAATGCTTGGATCTGGAGAGAAACAATACGAGGACTGGATGAGACACTCAGAATCCATTTATAGAGAGAAATTTCGCGCTTGGGTTGGATTTAATGTTCCTATTTCTCATAAGATAACAGCAGG CTGCGACATTCTGGTTATGCCTTCAAGGTTTGAACCGTGTGGTCTAAACCAGTTATACGCCATGAAGTATGGCACAGTTCCTGTTGTTCATTGCACCGGGGGGCTTAGA GACACGGTAAAGAATTTCAATCCATTCGCTAATAAAGGCAGCGGTGAAGGTACAGG GTGGGCGTTTTCTCCCCTAACGACGGACAGTTTACTGGCT ACGTTAAGAACAGCGATTGGGACATACAAAGACCACAGATCGTCTTGGGAAGGCTTGATGAAGCGCGGAATGGAGCGAGATTCATCATGGGATAAGGCAGCTGCTCAATATGAGGAAGTTTTTGAATGGGCCTTCGTCGATCCCCCTTATTCTGGGTGA